A region from the Polaribacter sp. Hel1_33_78 genome encodes:
- a CDS encoding methylmalonyl-CoA mutase family protein has protein sequence MKQITPYKPKYKVRIVTSAALFDGHDAAINIMRRIIQSTGVEVIHLGHDRSVEEVVNCAIQEDVNAIAITSYQGGHNEYFKYMFDLLQEKGAGHIKIFGGGGGVILPEEIKNLMEYGITRIYSPDDGRELGLQGMINDLVQTSDFAIGNTLKVTLKDLSNKEIGKIARVISSAENFPEVAKETLEKIHDKNKNSKTPVLGITGTGGAGKSSLVDELVRRFLSDFPNKTVGLISVDPSKRKTGGALLGDRIRMNAINNSRVYMRSLATRQSNLALSKYVHEAVQVLKAAEFDLIILETSGIGQSDTEIIEHSDTSLYVMTPEFGAATQLEKIDMLDYADLVAINKFDKRGALDAVRDVKKQYMRNNNLWHIHQDDLPVYGTIASQFNDPGMNTLYKSIMDTLVEKTGADLTSSFKITSEMSEKIFVIPPARVRYLSEIAENNRAYDKKVDEQVVVAQKLYGIYQTILSVILNEMKQSILIKSGLEQDEILKQVKDKNDKEFIKLLIAQFEKVKLNLNPYNWEIILNWQEKFQKYKNPMYTFKVRGKEINIETHSESLSHSKIPKISLPKYQAWGDLLRWNLQENVPGEFPYTAGLYPFKRTGEDPTRMFAGEGGPERTNRRFHYVSLGMDAKRLSTAFDSVTLYGNDPGHRPDIYGKIGNAGVSICCLDDAKKLYSGFDLSHHMTSVSMTINGPAPMLLGFFMNAAIDQNCEKYIKEQQLERQVETKLKEIYDSKGLERPSYQGELPEGNNGLGLMLLGITGDLVLPFAIYEQIKKDTLAQVRGTVQADILKEDQAQNTCIFSTEFALRLMGDVQEYFIEKQIRNFYSVSISGYHIAEAGANPITQLALTLSNGFTYVEYYLSRGMDINKFGPNLSFFFSNGIDPEYSVIGRVARKIWAKAMKNKYGANDRAQMLKYHIQTSGRSLHAQEIDFNDIRTTLQALYAINDNCNSLHTNAYDEAITTPTEESVRRAMAIQLIINKELGLTKNENPIQGAFIIEELTDLVEEAVLLEFDRITERGGVLGAMETMYQRSKIQEESLYYETLKHNGDFPIIGVNTFLSSKGSPTIQPAEVIRATEEEKLFQIKTKELLNKANPNKVVTQIRILQQAAVQNENLFGKLMEATKVCSLGQITEALFTVGGQYRRNM, from the coding sequence ATGAAACAAATTACACCTTACAAACCTAAATATAAAGTACGTATTGTAACTTCCGCAGCTCTTTTTGATGGTCATGATGCTGCTATCAATATTATGCGTAGAATTATTCAATCTACAGGAGTTGAAGTTATACATTTAGGTCATGACAGAAGTGTAGAAGAAGTGGTGAATTGTGCCATTCAAGAAGATGTAAATGCTATTGCGATAACTTCGTATCAAGGAGGTCATAATGAGTATTTTAAATATATGTTTGATTTATTACAAGAAAAAGGCGCAGGACATATTAAGATTTTTGGCGGCGGTGGCGGCGTAATTCTTCCTGAAGAAATTAAAAATTTAATGGAGTATGGAATCACTAGAATTTATTCTCCTGATGATGGCCGTGAATTAGGGTTGCAAGGGATGATTAATGATTTGGTTCAAACTTCTGATTTTGCAATTGGGAATACTTTAAAGGTGACTCTAAAAGATTTATCAAATAAAGAAATTGGTAAAATTGCAAGAGTAATCTCCTCGGCAGAAAACTTCCCAGAAGTTGCCAAAGAAACCTTAGAAAAAATTCATGATAAAAATAAAAATTCAAAAACACCTGTTTTAGGAATAACAGGAACTGGTGGTGCCGGAAAATCTTCTTTAGTTGATGAATTGGTTCGCAGATTTCTTAGTGATTTTCCAAATAAAACGGTGGGTTTAATTTCTGTTGACCCATCAAAAAGAAAGACAGGCGGAGCGCTTTTAGGCGATAGAATTAGAATGAACGCCATCAATAATTCTCGTGTTTATATGCGTTCTTTAGCAACGCGTCAATCTAACTTAGCTTTGTCTAAATATGTGCATGAAGCAGTGCAAGTCTTAAAAGCAGCAGAATTCGATTTAATCATTTTGGAGACTTCTGGAATTGGACAATCTGACACTGAAATTATAGAACATTCAGACACATCTTTATATGTAATGACACCAGAATTTGGTGCTGCAACTCAATTAGAAAAAATTGACATGCTTGATTATGCTGATTTAGTTGCCATTAATAAATTTGATAAAAGAGGTGCATTAGATGCTGTTCGTGATGTAAAAAAGCAATACATGCGTAACAATAATTTGTGGCATATTCATCAAGATGATTTACCTGTTTATGGCACAATTGCATCACAATTTAATGACCCAGGAATGAATACTTTGTACAAAAGTATTATGGATACATTGGTTGAGAAAACAGGAGCCGACTTAACATCTTCTTTTAAAATTACTTCAGAAATGTCTGAAAAGATATTCGTAATTCCACCAGCGAGAGTGCGCTATCTTTCAGAAATTGCAGAAAATAATAGAGCCTATGATAAAAAAGTTGATGAGCAAGTGGTGGTTGCTCAGAAATTATATGGAATTTATCAAACCATTTTATCTGTCATTTTAAACGAAATGAAGCAATCTATTCTTATAAAATCCGGATTGGAGCAGGATGAAATCCTAAAACAAGTTAAAGATAAAAATGACAAAGAATTTATCAAATTATTAATAGCGCAATTTGAAAAAGTAAAACTAAATCTAAATCCCTACAACTGGGAAATTATTTTAAACTGGCAAGAGAAATTTCAGAAGTATAAAAACCCTATGTATACTTTTAAAGTTCGTGGTAAAGAAATAAATATAGAAACACACAGCGAATCACTTTCACACTCCAAAATTCCAAAAATTAGTTTACCTAAATATCAAGCTTGGGGCGATTTATTGCGCTGGAATTTGCAAGAAAACGTACCAGGAGAATTCCCATATACAGCAGGTTTGTATCCATTTAAAAGAACTGGTGAAGACCCAACAAGAATGTTTGCTGGTGAGGGCGGCCCTGAAAGAACTAACAGACGTTTTCATTATGTAAGCTTAGGAATGGACGCAAAACGTTTGTCAACGGCTTTTGATTCTGTTACTTTATATGGAAATGACCCTGGACATAGACCAGATATTTATGGTAAAATTGGAAATGCAGGAGTTTCTATTTGTTGTTTAGATGATGCTAAAAAATTATATTCTGGCTTTGACTTGAGTCATCATATGACTTCTGTTTCTATGACCATAAACGGACCGGCTCCAATGTTGTTAGGATTCTTTATGAATGCTGCTATCGATCAGAATTGCGAAAAATATATTAAAGAGCAACAATTAGAGAGACAAGTTGAAACTAAGCTGAAAGAAATTTACGATTCTAAAGGGTTAGAAAGACCAAGTTATCAAGGAGAATTACCGGAAGGAAATAATGGACTAGGATTAATGTTGTTGGGGATAACTGGCGATTTGGTGTTACCTTTTGCTATATATGAACAAATAAAAAAAGATACACTAGCCCAAGTCAGAGGAACTGTACAAGCCGATATTTTAAAAGAAGATCAGGCACAAAATACTTGTATTTTTTCTACGGAATTTGCGTTGCGATTAATGGGAGATGTGCAAGAATATTTCATTGAAAAACAAATTCGAAACTTTTATTCAGTTTCCATTTCTGGGTATCATATTGCAGAAGCCGGTGCGAACCCAATTACACAATTGGCATTAACCTTGTCTAACGGATTTACGTATGTTGAATATTACCTGAGCCGTGGAATGGATATTAATAAATTTGGTCCAAACTTATCGTTTTTCTTTTCTAACGGAATAGATCCCGAATATTCAGTAATTGGTAGAGTTGCACGTAAAATTTGGGCAAAAGCCATGAAAAATAAGTATGGTGCAAATGATAGAGCGCAAATGTTAAAATACCATATTCAAACTTCTGGACGCTCTTTACACGCGCAAGAAATTGATTTTAATGATATCAGGACTACATTACAGGCTTTATATGCCATTAATGATAATTGTAATTCTTTACATACAAATGCATATGACGAAGCCATTACTACGCCAACAGAAGAGTCAGTTCGAAGAGCCATGGCCATTCAGTTAATTATCAATAAAGAACTAGGGTTAACAAAAAATGAAAACCCCATACAAGGTGCTTTTATTATTGAAGAATTAACAGATTTAGTAGAAGAAGCTGTACTATTAGAATTCGATAGAATTACAGAACGTGGAGGCGTTTTAGGAGCCATGGAAACCATGTATCAACGTTCTAAGATTCAGGAAGAAAGTTTGTATTATGAAACATTGAAACATAATGGAGATTTTCCAATTATTGGTGTAAATACATTCTTAAGCTCTAAAGGATCTCCTACTATTCAGCCAGCAGAAGTTATTCGTGCAACCGAAGAAGAAAAGCTATTCCAAATTAAAACAAAAGAGTTATTAAATAAAGCAAATCCAAATAAAGTTGTAACACAAATTAGAATTTTACAGCAAGCCGCAGTTCAGAACGAAAACTTATTTGGCAAATTAATGGAAGCAACAAAAGTATGCTCTTTAGGCCAAATTACAGAAGCGTTGTTTACAGTAGGTGGGCAATATAGACGAAATATGTAG
- a CDS encoding YbjQ family protein gives MKNEFIITSTNSVEGEKIEKYLGVINNNIVLGTNLFSDIGASLLDVFGGASNSYQNKLQSIYDSSIQNLKVKAINLGANAILGLSIDFDEISGGNKSMLMISISGTAVIINYKKSQVKDVNTASKKYISNDILKNELTKKHIIKKVRAKKKLVQDEWNFLQQNPISDLSENLIDSFLYNYFALKINSDDEKEIVLIRNFSNYLRDTDPKRAIDKLYKTLPDEPDAVFKILEINKLFSPQKIINLLESDFIEIAISCLSIEKENYTKDDLKVMNKIIKHFELLKDKGEFKKLKGLLGKQKDIYICPNGHSNHIESVFCEDFDCQQNIKGLTRKDVRKINSFKNKVETLRLLFDN, from the coding sequence ATGAAAAATGAATTTATAATCACCTCAACAAATAGTGTTGAAGGCGAGAAAATTGAGAAGTATTTAGGTGTAATAAATAATAATATTGTTTTAGGTACAAATTTATTTTCGGATATCGGGGCTTCTCTTTTAGATGTTTTTGGAGGTGCATCAAATTCTTATCAAAACAAATTACAAAGTATTTATGACAGTTCAATTCAAAATTTAAAAGTTAAAGCAATCAATCTTGGTGCGAATGCAATTTTAGGACTATCCATTGATTTTGATGAAATTTCGGGGGGAAATAAATCAATGCTTATGATATCTATTTCAGGAACAGCTGTTATTATTAACTATAAAAAATCACAAGTTAAAGATGTCAATACTGCTTCAAAAAAATACATTTCAAATGATATCCTGAAAAATGAATTGACCAAAAAACATATAATTAAAAAAGTAAGAGCCAAAAAAAAATTAGTTCAAGATGAATGGAATTTTCTTCAACAGAACCCAATATCTGATTTGTCTGAAAACTTAATTGATAGTTTTCTATATAATTATTTTGCTCTTAAAATTAACTCTGATGATGAAAAGGAAATAGTTTTAATCCGTAATTTTTCCAATTATCTTAGAGATACAGATCCTAAACGAGCAATAGATAAATTATATAAAACACTTCCAGATGAACCTGATGCTGTTTTTAAAATTTTAGAAATTAACAAACTATTCTCGCCACAAAAAATAATAAACTTATTAGAAAGTGATTTTATAGAAATTGCAATAAGCTGTTTATCAATTGAAAAAGAAAATTACACGAAAGATGATTTAAAAGTAATGAATAAAATAATTAAACACTTTGAACTCCTTAAAGACAAAGGAGAATTTAAAAAATTAAAAGGACTATTAGGAAAACAAAAAGACATATATATTTGTCCAAATGGACATTCTAACCATATAGAATCTGTATTTTGTGAAGATTTTGATTGTCAACAAAATATAAAAGGACTTACTAGAAAGGATGTTCGTAAAATTAATTCTTTCAAAAATAAAGTTGAAACCTTAAGGTTACTATTTGACAATTAG